CCGGCCGGCGTGTTCGACGAGCCGTTCGGTGGGGCGATCCTGCCCACGCTGACCCCGCTGACCGCCTTCATGATGGTGCCGCTCGGGCTCGTCGCGTTCCTGATCTGGTCGGCGGCCGGTGAGCGGCTGCTGCGGGCCAACGCGTTCCTGGCCAAGTCGCTGCTCGGCCCGACCGAGAACGCCCAGCTGGCGATCCGGGTCCGGGAGCTGGCCGAGTCCCGCGCCGAGACCGTCGACACCCAGGCCGCCGAGCTGCGCCGGATCGAGCGGGACCTGCACGACGGGGCCCAGGCCCGGCTGGCCGCGCTGAGCATGAACCTCGGGATGGCCGAGGAGATGGTGGCCCGCGACCCGGAGCAGGCCGCGGCGCTGCTCACCGAGGCCCGCGAGTCGGCCAGTACGGCGCTGTCGGAGCTACGCGACCTGGTCCGCGGCATCCATCCGCCGGTACTCGCCGACCGGGGACTGGACGGCGCGGTCAACGCGCTGGCGCTGACCTGCCCGTTCAAGGTCGACGTCACGTACGACGTACCGGGTCGTCCGCCGGCCCCCGTCGAGTCCGCCGCGTACTTCGCGGTCGCCGAGGCACTGGCCAACGCGGTCAAGTACTCCGCCGCGACGAACGCCTGGGTCCAGATCACCCACGAGGACGAGCGGCTGCACATCATCGTCGGCGACGACGGCGTCGGTGGGGCGACGGTCACAGTGGGCGGTGGACTCTACGGAATCCAGCGGCGACTGGCCGCCTTCGACGGTACGTTGACGGTGGTCAGCCCGACCGGCGGGCCGACCACCGTGATCATGGAGTTGCCTTGCGAGTCCTCATCGCTGAAGATCACGCCCTCCTCCGGGACGGCCTGATCCGGCTGCTGGAAGCCCACGACTTCACCGTCGTCGAAGCCGTCGACAACGGCCCCCGGCTGGTCCCGGCGCTCGTCGAGCACCGGCCGGACGTGGCCGTCGTCGACGTCCGGCTTCCCCCGACCTTCACCGACGAGGGCCTCAAGGCCGCCATCGAGGCCCGCCGCCAGGTCCCCGGCCTGCCGATCCTGGTGCTGTCGCAGTACGTCGAGCAGCTCTACGCCCGCGAGCTCCTCACCGGCGGAGGCGGCGCGGTCGGCTACCTGCTCAAGGACCGCGTCTCCAACGTCGCCGAGTTCCTCGACTCGGTCCGCCGCGTCGCCGCCGGCGGCACCGCGATGGACCCCGACGTCATCGGCCAGCTCCTCGCCCGCAGCACCCGCGACTCCCCCGTCACCCGCCTGACCCCCCGCGAGTCCGAGGTCCTCGGCCTGATGGCCGAAGGCCGCTCCAACGCCGCCATCGCCGCCGCCCTCTTCGTCACCGAGAAGGCGGTCAGCAAACACACCAACAACATCTTCGCCAAGCTCGACCTCCCCCCGTCCGAAGACGACAACCGCCGCGTGATGGCGGTTCTGACGTACCTGTCGTCGCGTTAGATTTTTTCTTTGACGGGGATGTCGAGGACTTGGCGTCGGGTTCGTCCCCTGGGTGAGAGCGCCGCTGGGGTGCTGAACAGAGGAGACCGGGATGACGAAGTTCCTGCTGATCGTGGACTACAACGGTGGGGCGATCGACACGCCGATGACCGAGTGGGCGCCGGAGGACGTGAAGGCGCACATGGACTACTACGAGAAGCTCAACGCCGAGCTGCTGGCCTCGGGCGAGCTGATCGGTGGCGAGGCGCTGACCGGGCCGGAGCTGGCGAAGTCCGTGACGTCGGACGGGGTGTCGGCGCCGGTGATCACCGACGGGCCGTACCTGGAGGCGAAGGAGCTGCTGGCCGGCTTCCAGGTCATCGACGTCGAGTCCGAGGAGCGGGCCATCGAGATCGCCGCGCTGGTCTCGCAGGTTCCTGGCCCCGGCGGGGTGCCGACGCAGCAGCCGATCGGCGTACGGCGGGTCATGCAGGAGGCCGACTACCAGGAGCTCAACCCGCTCGGCTGAAGGGCGCGGCTACGCCGTACGCCGGAGGTCGTGCAGGGACGGATCCAGCCGGAGCCGCGACAGGGCCCGGCTGGTCTGGCTCTTGATCGTCCCGACGGAGCAGCCCGCCAGCTCGGCGGTCTGCACCTCGGTCAGGTCCATCAGGAAACGCAGTACGACGGCCCGGCGCATCGATCGCGGCAGCCGGGCCACTGCTGCCACCAGAACGAAGTCCCGTTCGAGCTGCTCAGCGCTTTCGGCCGGCGTGGCGACCACCGGCAGCTGGTCGGTCGGGAACTCCTGCTTGCCCTTCTTCACCCGCCACAACGCGCGGCAGGTGTTCACCAGGACCTGGCGCACGTAGCCGCTGGGGTCGTCGGCCCGAATCGTGTCCCACACCAGCCAGCACTTCAGGAGCGTCGTCTGCACGAGGTCCTCGGCCAGGCCTCGGTCCGGGACCAGGAAGTACGCCGTCCGCAGCAGGCCGTCGTACCGGGCCGCGACGAACTCACTGAAGCCGGTGGTGCCGGGCTGGGACGTCACCGCGGTTCTCCCGTCGATCGAGCCGGCGCGCGGCGCTGACTTCGAAACTAGAACGGGTCGCGGCACTGTTCGCCCTACTTCGGCCACAGCCGAATTCGCCGGGCCCGCACCGGATCGGTGCTAGAGCGCCCGCGGTGGACGCTCGGCGGAGGGGACGTCCGCCTGAGGTTCTACAGCCGCCCGGCGTTGGTGATGCGGCGGAGG
The Kribbella italica DNA segment above includes these coding regions:
- a CDS encoding YciI family protein codes for the protein MTKFLLIVDYNGGAIDTPMTEWAPEDVKAHMDYYEKLNAELLASGELIGGEALTGPELAKSVTSDGVSAPVITDGPYLEAKELLAGFQVIDVESEERAIEIAALVSQVPGPGGVPTQQPIGVRRVMQEADYQELNPLG
- a CDS encoding SigE family RNA polymerase sigma factor yields the protein MTSQPGTTGFSEFVAARYDGLLRTAYFLVPDRGLAEDLVQTTLLKCWLVWDTIRADDPSGYVRQVLVNTCRALWRVKKGKQEFPTDQLPVVATPAESAEQLERDFVLVAAVARLPRSMRRAVVLRFLMDLTEVQTAELAGCSVGTIKSQTSRALSRLRLDPSLHDLRRTA
- a CDS encoding response regulator, whose product is MRVLIAEDHALLRDGLIRLLEAHDFTVVEAVDNGPRLVPALVEHRPDVAVVDVRLPPTFTDEGLKAAIEARRQVPGLPILVLSQYVEQLYARELLTGGGGAVGYLLKDRVSNVAEFLDSVRRVAAGGTAMDPDVIGQLLARSTRDSPVTRLTPRESEVLGLMAEGRSNAAIAAALFVTEKAVSKHTNNIFAKLDLPPSEDDNRRVMAVLTYLSSR
- a CDS encoding sensor histidine kinase, which gives rise to MTTLQNATSAPPLRFPRLAQPFVALGLAVLAEIGIAFFVLNVVSVPLIAVWVGIPMLLVFVPCVRWFANCHRTIMSGFLGVRIQRPYRKPPMPGMLMWLRTTLSDPATWRDIAWLLVNAVIGFTLNLLSFVLFVASVFYLIYPFLVWVTPAGVFDEPFGGAILPTLTPLTAFMMVPLGLVAFLIWSAAGERLLRANAFLAKSLLGPTENAQLAIRVRELAESRAETVDTQAAELRRIERDLHDGAQARLAALSMNLGMAEEMVARDPEQAAALLTEARESASTALSELRDLVRGIHPPVLADRGLDGAVNALALTCPFKVDVTYDVPGRPPAPVESAAYFAVAEALANAVKYSAATNAWVQITHEDERLHIIVGDDGVGGATVTVGGGLYGIQRRLAAFDGTLTVVSPTGGPTTVIMELPCESSSLKITPSSGTA